From Falco biarmicus isolate bFalBia1 chromosome 18, bFalBia1.pri, whole genome shotgun sequence, one genomic window encodes:
- the PLAT gene encoding tissue-type plasminogen activator, producing the protein MWKALRMEGKLPCFLLLVGAIAAAQCQGLRMRFKRGARSRDICTDNSSGEIYHHRETWLRLSGSRTEYCRCNSGQSRCHTVPVRACTRNNCYNGGQCSQAYYSPQLFICQCLHGFSGKQCEIDTEVKCYKDAGVTYRGTWSMTESRTECLNWNSNGLMDRVYSGQRQDAAELGLGNHNYCRNPDEDSRPWCYIYKGGKYTWEHCGVPSCSKVGNVNCKSGRGTDYRGSHSVTSSGATCLRWNSRILINKLYTAWRRDAYQLGLGSHNFCRNPDNDSKPWCHVLKGNQLTWEYCDVPTCSACGLRRRRVHQYRIKGGSYADIAAHPWQAAIFVKYRRAPGEHFLCGGILISSCWVLSAAHCFEEGFSANQLKIVLGRTSRATPEENEQKFQVKNYTVHQRFDSENFNNDIALLQLNSDTEDCAIETDTVRAACLPAPELQLPDWTECEISGYGRNEEFSPFYSEHLKEGHVRLFPASRCTTQHLDNRTVTDNMLCAGDTRHLDDACKGDSGGPLVCMKDDRMYLIGIISWGIGCGRKDIPGVYTNVNRYLDWIQDNMKR; encoded by the exons ATGTGGAAAGCACTCAGAATGGAAGGCAAACTCCCATGTTTCCTCCTGTTGGTGGGAGCAATCGCGGCTGCTCAGTGCCAG GGCTTACGCATGCGTTTCAAACGGGGAGCCAGATCTAGAG ACATTTGCACAGACAATTCATCTGGAGAAATTTACCACCACAGGGAGACCTGGCTGAGGCTTTCAGGCAGCAGAACAGAATACTGTAGGTGCAACAGTGGTCAGAGTCGCTGCCACACTGTGCCTGTTAGAG CCTGCACTAGAAATAACTGCTACAATGGAGGCCAGTGTTCACAGGCATATTATTCCCCACAGCTCTTCATCTGCCAGTGCCTCCACGGTTTCTCTGGGAAGCAGTGTGAAATAG ATACTGAAGTTAAGTGCTACAAAGATGCTGGAGTAACATACAGGGGTACATGGAGCATGACAGAGAGCAGAACTGAATGTTTAAATTGGAATAGCAATGGCTTGATGGACCGGGTGTACAGCGGTCAAAGACAggatgctgctgagctgggactgggCAACCACAACTACTGCAG AAACCCAGATGAGGATTCCAGACCTTGGTGCTATATCTATAAAGGGGGAAAGTACACCTGGGAACACTGCGGTGTGCCCTCCTGTTCAAAAG TTGGGAACGTCAACTGCAAATCTGGAAGAGGCACAGATTACCGAGGCAGCCACAGTGTTACCAGTTCTGGAGCTACCTGTTTGAGGTGGAATTCTCGAATCCTTATCAACAAGTTATATACTGCTTGGAGAAGAGATGCTTACCAGCTGGGCCTTGGAAGTCACAATTTCTGCCG gaatcCTGACAATGACAGCAAGCCCTGGTGCCATGTACTGAAAGGAAATCAGCTCACATGGGAGTACTGCGATGTGCCTACTTGCT CCGCCTGTGGCTTACGGCGGCGCAGAGTCCACCAGTACAGGATTAAAGGTGGCTCCTACGCAGACATTGCAGCTCACCCATGGCAAGCTGCCATCTTTGTGAAGTATCGCCGAGCACCTGGAGAGCACTTCCTCTGTGGAGGAATTCTGATCAGCTCCTGCTGGGTTTTGTCAGCTGCTCACTGTTTTGAGGAAGG CTTTAGTGCAAACCAGCTGAAGATTGTGCTGGGTAGGACTTCCCGAGCAACTCCCgaggaaaatgaacaaaagtTTCAAGTGAAGAACTACACTGTGCATCAGAGATTTGACTCAGAAAATTTCAACAATGATATTG CTCTGTTGCAGTTGAACTCAGATACAGAAGACTGCGCTATTGAAACAGACACTGTCCgtgctgcctgcctcccagCACCAGAACTGCAGTTGCCTGACTGGACTGAATGTGAGATCTCTGGCTATGGCAGAAATGAAGAAT tttctccATTCTATTCAGAGCACCTGAAGGAAGGCCATGTCAGACTTTTTCCAGCCAGTCGGTGCACAACACAGCATCTAGACAACCGAACAGTTACAGACAATATGTTATGTGCAGGAGACACCAGACACCTTGATGATGCCTGCAAG GGTGACTCTGGAGGGCCTCTGGTCTGTATGAAGGATGATCGCATGTATCTAATTGGAATC